In a genomic window of Meriones unguiculatus strain TT.TT164.6M chromosome 8, Bangor_MerUng_6.1, whole genome shotgun sequence:
- the Rhebl1 gene encoding GTPase RhebL1 isoform X2: MPLVRYRKVAILGYRSVGKTSLAHQFVEGEFLEGYDPTVENTYSKTVTLGKDEFHLHLVDTAGQDEHSILPYSLIIGVHGYVLVYSVTSLRSFQIIKSLYRKLHEGHGKTRLPAVLVGNKADLSRDREVQAFEGKKLAESWGATFMESSARESQLTQDIFIKVIQEIARVENSYGQGRRCHLM, encoded by the exons ATGCCGCTGGTGCGCTACAGGAAGGTGGCCATCCTCGGGTACCGCTCCGTAG GGAAGACATCTTTGGCACATCAATTTGTGGAAGGCGAGTTCCTGGAAGGCTACGATCCTACAGTGGAGAATA CTTACAGCAAGACAGTGACTCTTGGCAAAGATGAGTTTCACCTACATCTAGTGGACACAGCAGGACAG GATGAGCACAGCATCCTGCCCTACTCCCTCATCATCGGCGTCCACGGCTACGTGCTGGTATATTCTGTCACCTCTCTGCGTAG CTTCCAAATCATTAAGAGCCTGTACCGAAAGCTACATGAAGGCCATGGCAAAACCAG GCTGCCGGCGGTGCTTGTGGGGAACAAGGCCGACCTCTCTCGAGACAG AGAGGTGCAGGCGTTTGAAGGGAAGAAGCTGGCGGAGTCCTGGGGTGCGACGTTTATGGAGTCGTCTGCTCGAGAGAGCCAG CTAACTCAAGACATCTTCATCAAAGTCATCCAGGAGATTGCCCGTGTGGAGAATTCTTACGGGCAAGGCCGCCGATGCCATCTCATGTGA
- the Rhebl1 gene encoding GTPase RhebL1 isoform X1 — MPLVRYRKVAILGYRSVGKTSLAHQFVEGEFLEGYDPTVENTYSKTVTLGKDEFHLHLVDTAGQDEHSILPYSLIIGVHGYVLVYSVTSLRSFQIIKSLYRKLHEGHGKTRLPAVLVGNKADLSRDREVQAFEGKKLAESWGATFMESSARESQVLSLTQDIFIKVIQEIARVENSYGQGRRCHLM, encoded by the exons ATGCCGCTGGTGCGCTACAGGAAGGTGGCCATCCTCGGGTACCGCTCCGTAG GGAAGACATCTTTGGCACATCAATTTGTGGAAGGCGAGTTCCTGGAAGGCTACGATCCTACAGTGGAGAATA CTTACAGCAAGACAGTGACTCTTGGCAAAGATGAGTTTCACCTACATCTAGTGGACACAGCAGGACAG GATGAGCACAGCATCCTGCCCTACTCCCTCATCATCGGCGTCCACGGCTACGTGCTGGTATATTCTGTCACCTCTCTGCGTAG CTTCCAAATCATTAAGAGCCTGTACCGAAAGCTACATGAAGGCCATGGCAAAACCAG GCTGCCGGCGGTGCTTGTGGGGAACAAGGCCGACCTCTCTCGAGACAG AGAGGTGCAGGCGTTTGAAGGGAAGAAGCTGGCGGAGTCCTGGGGTGCGACGTTTATGGAGTCGTCTGCTCGAGAGAGCCAGGTGCTCAGT CTAACTCAAGACATCTTCATCAAAGTCATCCAGGAGATTGCCCGTGTGGAGAATTCTTACGGGCAAGGCCGCCGATGCCATCTCATGTGA